The nucleotide window ATTTTGGATCATCACACCACCTGAACATGAATATTAATTGACATAGTTTCTCTTCTCCTTCTCTGTCCCGTTCAAGAAAGGTAAATTTTTAAATTCAACCGTGTTGAGCACCGCAACCGCATCCTCTTTTCGGACAAACGTCCCGACATAAACCCGGTAGACCTCAATATCCCCCTGCCTGGAAGCCACAAAAAAAGCATCCAACCCAGCCTTCACCAATTTATCTTTAACCCTCTGAGCATTGTCCACCGCGTAGAAAGAAGCATAATGGATGTGAAGTTTACCATCATCACCAGGGTGCAACATCGACTCCCTGGTGATCTCAGGAAAAACAAGGGTCTGACCAAAGTGGACCTGATTAATATCAACCAAGCCCTCATTGGCCATATGAATCAGGTCGAGTAAAGTTTCGGACACACCCCCATAGATCTTCTCTGCCATGGTCCATAACGATTCATCGGATGGCATACTCTGCTTTCCGGTGACAAAAAGACCTGACCCTTTGGCCAGAGACGGAATGGTTTCCCGCAGCTCATTATCTACCTTTAACGATGACGAAATCTCAGCTTCCTGCTCGCCCCCCCCGCCAGCAAGGTCCTCTTTGACTTTGACTGGTTGAAAACTGTGCTCGACGGCGCCATCATCGCCTTCAACAAGGAGATTAGGCGCCGTTGCCTGGAGAGGCTGTGGCGCAGGTCTTGTTATATCTTGGCCGTTGAGTCCTGCCAGCCCCAATCCCACAAAGAGAGTTATAAATACTGCCGCAATCGACCAGGACGGCCACACCGCAAGAGGCTGCCGAAAAAACTGAACCCCGCTTTTGGGCCGCATCGGCCCCATGTCACTCAACACCTCCTGAATGATTTTTCGACCGATTACCTCTGCCTCCAGGGCATATCCGATCATCAACGCATTGTCACAGATCTGATTGATCACTCGCGGACTTCCTCCGCTCGCTCGCCAGATCAAGGCGATAGCCTGGCTGTCGAAAAGCTCCGTTCCCCGCCCCGACTCTGACAAACGGTGAGAGATGTACCCTAAGGCATCACTCCACGCCAACGGCTTGAGCTGGCGGCTAACCACTATCCTCTGCTGAAGCGACTTCTGCGCCCCCTTGTCCAGCAGGGCATACACCTCGTTCTGACCAACCAAGACAATCTGAATCAGTTTGGCTTGATCCTTCTCGACATTAGACAGGAGCCTAATCCCTTCAAGGCTCTCTTCTGAAAGCAGATGGGCCTCATCAATCAGGAGCACCACCCTCTGCCCTTGGTCATGAATATCGATGAGTTTCTCCGACAAGGCCTCAATAGCGGCAAGAGAAATTTTTTCGGTTGCCGGAAGACCAAGCTTTTGCAGCAGATGGAAAAATATATCGTCAAAGCCCACCCTGGGATTAACTACACTGATCACCAGGTGCTTACCGTCAATCTCCTTGAGCAAGGCCCGTACCAAGGTGGTCTTGCCGGTACCCACATCTCCAGCCAAGAGGACAAAGCCCTTGGCCTCCTCTATCCCGTAAATTAACGAGTAGAGGACCTCCCGGTGCTGCTCCGACAGGTAGAGGAAACTCGAATCCGGCACACTTTCAAACGGACGTCGATGTAAGTTATAAAAATTGGTGTACATCCCAAAAAACGGTTATAACGGCGAGCTGAATTTAAATTCGATACGTCGATTTCGCGACCGTCCCTCCATACTCTCATTGCCGGCCACGGGCTTATTAAAGGCGTGCCAGAACGCCTTAATCCTCTCCTTGGCAATGCCTTTGCTCACCAGATACCCCTGCCCGGCCATGGCGCGTTGGCGAGACAACTGATCATTATATGCCTGAGAGCCGACATTATCGGTGTGGCCTGAAATCTCAAGGGTTAAGGTTTGATTCTCTTTCAGGAATTCAACGACCTTATCAAGGACTGCCATTCCAGCTGGTCTCAGGTCGTGACGATCAAAAGCGAACAGGACATCTGCCATCACCACCAACTTCCAACACCCACGCTCATCCACCTCAGTGCCCGCCTTGGTCCCTGGACACTCATCCTTGGCATCCGGCACACCATCGCCATCGCTGTCACCCGAGGCACCTGTCGTGGTCAAAAATACTTGCCGAACAAAGTCCGCCATTTTCCCGGAATCAAGCAGGATGTCGCCATTCACCGACCCACCGCACTTCCCGGCAGCGGCGATCTTCTGCAACACCTCTCTCCCCATCTCATCATTCCCGATCTGAACGGTATACAGACATACCCGATCAAGATAACGTCCCACCAGCTCTTTGGCCGCCAGCACCTCTTGATCACCCATATCCTTGCCATCACTGACGATAAGGACTGCCATCGGGCCTTCGGCAGCAAACCAGTCTTTGTTGGTATGGATCAAAGTTTGATCGAGGGGGCTTGCGCCATCGACATCAATAATTTTTTGTAAAGCCAGATCGTATTGAGGTCTATCATAGGAAATAGGGCCATAAGCCACCTGGGTGTAAATCGGCGAACCAAAACTCCGGAGAGAGCCGATAAAATCGATCTCCGGGATACTCTTATTGAAACACAGCGCCAGTTCCTTGGCGAATTTGAATTTAGTATGGAGATAATCCCGATGACAACCGATACAACTTTGGCCAACAGCAGTCAAATCCATGACATCAACTTCCCCTCCGCCATGGGACTCGACATGACTCACCACGAAACCGTTGTCGCTATAACTCTGATGACAGTTAGCACAGAGGCTGGATGCGGCATAAGGCTCGGTCATGGACGCAGAGGGATCAAAAATCATCAAGAAATGATCCACCTTTTTCACCATACCGTCGCCATTCCCCACCGGCTTACACTGATCAAGAGGAAAGGAGTGAAAGGTCTTGGCCACCACCTGCATGGCGCCGTCTCCTTTCACCACTGGGGAAGTGGCAACCTGAGTGGCACACCCCACGAGTGTTGACCAACAGCAAAAACAGAGTACTTGAATCAACAGACCATAACGCATTGAATACTCCCCTTTCTTTATGTCTAATTTTTCAGCAAAAATTGATGGCGTCGCAAAAAGTGCGATCTACTGCGTTGCGTGGCGGTTTTGCTCGTTCGGCATACCATATGTATGGCCTCACTCACAAAACACACCCCGCGCCTTGTATATCGCACCTTTTGCTTAGCCATCCCCGGACTTTTTGCGAGATTGTCAAAATTAAGCTATTTACTTGTGGTACAACAACTTTCTGCGCCAAGTCAAGCCGGTTTTATTATTTTTCCGATCAACTTTTTCACATTTGACAAAAGTGCTCAACCTATCATACAGTGTACTGGTCCTCCAAATTGTCACCCATTTGTCATGAGGTTTTCCCATGAAGGATCTACTGACCACCTGTGTCTACTGCGGCTGCGGCTGCGGGATGTATCTCCATGAAGAAAATGGCCAAATTACCGGAGCAGTTCCTTCTCTTAACCATCCAGTTTCACGAGGTAATCTCTGTGTTAAAGGCTGGAATGTCCACGAGTTTATTCACCACCCGGATCGATTAACGACCCCGCTGATTCGCAAAAATGGCCAATTGACCCCGGCCTCCTGGGACGAGGCCATTGCCTACACTGCTGACAAACTGACCACAATACGCGATCAGACCGCAAATCAAGGCCTGGGGGTCCTGGCGTCTGCCAAATGCACCAACGAAGAAAACTACCTCCTGCAAAAATTTACCCGCGCCGTCCTCAAGACCAACAATATTGACCACTGCGCCAGGCTCTGACACGCTCCCACGGTGGCAGGTCTTGCCACCACCTTCGGCAGCGGCGCGATGACTAATTCCATCAACGAGATCGAAGACGCTCAGGTGATCCTGGTCTCAGGCTCCAACACCACCGAGGCCCATCCCCAGGTGGCCCGACGGATGTTCGACGCCATTGACCGAGGCGCAAAACTCATCGTCATTGACCCGCGACGGACACGGCTTGCCGAACACGCTTACATCCACTTGGCCATTCGACCTGGCACCGACATCCCACTGATCAACGCCATGATGCGGATCATTCTCGATGAAAATCTTGCTGACGACCTCTTCATCGAGATGCGGACCGAAAACTTCTATGCCATGCGCGACATGCTCTTTCAGTTGGACCTGAAGGAGACGGCCGCGATCACCGGCGTCCCGCTGACCTTGATCAGCGCGGCAGCACAATGCTACGCCCGCGCCCAGAAGGCGGTGATCTGCTACTGCCTGGGTATCACCCAGCACATCTGCGGCACCAGTAATGTCCAGGCCATTGCCAACCTCGCCATGCTGGCGGGACATGTGGAAAAAGAGTTCACCGGCGTCGACCCACTCCGTGGCCAAAACAACGTCCAAGGGGCCTGTGATATGGGGGCGCTGCCTGGCCTCTTCCCTAGTTACCAGCCAGTGGACAACGAGGAGTATCAGGAAAAATTCGAGACCGCCTGGGGCACAACGCTCTCGGGCGCTCCCGGCTTGTCGCTGATGCAGATGACCCACGGGGGAATCAACGGCCCAATCCGGGGCATGCTGATCATGGGCGAAAATCCGATGCTCAGCGACCCGACGCTAAGCAAGGTCGAGGAGACTTTGCGCAACCTTGACTTTCTGGTGGTATCCGACCTCTTCCTTACCGAGACCGCAAAATTGGCCCACGTCGTCTTTCCGGTGGCCTCTTTTGCCGAAAAAAGAGGAACCTTCACTAACTCTGAGCGCCGGGTGCAGATGGTACGAGAGGTTATCCCGCCGATTGGCTCCTGCCGACGCGACAGCGACATCATCATCGCCCTGTCTCGCGCCATGGGCTATGCCATGAGTTATGACTCAATGGCAGAGGTAATGGAAGAGATCGCCCTTCTTTCACCTATTTACGGAGGAATGTTCCATGATCGGATTAACTCCTCTTGGGGACTGCAGTGGCCATGTTGGGACAGAAACCATAGCGGCACCCCATTCCTCCATAAATACTTTTTCACCCGCGGACGAGGCCGTTTCATGCCCGGCAGCCACCAACCCTCAGCCGAACAGCCAGATGCCGACTATCCGCTGATTCTCAATACTGGTCGCATCTATCACCACTACCATACCGGCACCATGACCAGGAAATGCCAGTCGCTGAACCGGGAAAGCTCCGAAGCCCTGCTCCAAGTCAACCCGGAGGACGCGACCCGCTTTCAACTACGCCAAGGAGAGGTTGTGAGACTCAGCTCACGACGAGGATCAGTCACAGTCACGACCCAACTGACGGAAGAGGTTGCAACGGGCTCGGTCTACACCACCTTCCACTTCACGGAGACCCCCATCAACCTACTGACCACCGATGCCCGGGACCCCAAGGCCCAATGCCCTGAGTTCAAGATATGCGCCGTCCGCCTGGATAAAATCAAAAACGATTGAAGCGCCCCGCATCTGCTTCGCAGTCTCGCTACGCGTACTTAGCTGTCATCGCCCTGCTCACATAGACGAGCTATAGCTCGCAGGCCTCTTTCTCGCATCTGCAGCGCACTTCAATCATTGGCACTT belongs to Desulfobulbaceae bacterium and includes:
- a CDS encoding AAA family ATPase; the encoded protein is MYTNFYNLHRRPFESVPDSSFLYLSEQHREVLYSLIYGIEEAKGFVLLAGDVGTGKTTLVRALLKEIDGKHLVISVVNPRVGFDDIFFHLLQKLGLPATEKISLAAIEALSEKLIDIHDQGQRVVLLIDEAHLLSEESLEGIRLLSNVEKDQAKLIQIVLVGQNEVYALLDKGAQKSLQQRIVVSRQLKPLAWSDALGYISHRLSESGRGTELFDSQAIALIWRASGGSPRVINQICDNALMIGYALEAEVIGRKIIQEVLSDMGPMRPKSGVQFFRQPLAVWPSWSIAAVFITLFVGLGLAGLNGQDITRPAPQPLQATAPNLLVEGDDGAVEHSFQPVKVKEDLAGGGGEQEAEISSSLKVDNELRETIPSLAKGSGLFVTGKQSMPSDESLWTMAEKIYGGVSETLLDLIHMANEGLVDINQVHFGQTLVFPEITRESMLHPGDDGKLHIHYASFYAVDNAQRVKDKLVKAGLDAFFVASRQGDIEVYRVYVGTFVRKEDAVAVLNTVEFKNLPFLNGTEKEKRNYVN
- a CDS encoding OmpA family protein; the encoded protein is MRYGLLIQVLCFCCWSTLVGCATQVATSPVVKGDGAMQVVAKTFHSFPLDQCKPVGNGDGMVKKVDHFLMIFDPSASMTEPYAASSLCANCHQSYSDNGFVVSHVESHGGGEVDVMDLTAVGQSCIGCHRDYLHTKFKFAKELALCFNKSIPEIDFIGSLRSFGSPIYTQVAYGPISYDRPQYDLALQKIIDVDGASPLDQTLIHTNKDWFAAEGPMAVLIVSDGKDMGDQEVLAAKELVGRYLDRVCLYTVQIGNDEMGREVLQKIAAAGKCGGSVNGDILLDSGKMADFVRQVFLTTTGASGDSDGDGVPDAKDECPGTKAGTEVDERGCWKLVVMADVLFAFDRHDLRPAGMAVLDKVVEFLKENQTLTLEISGHTDNVGSQAYNDQLSRQRAMAGQGYLVSKGIAKERIKAFWHAFNKPVAGNESMEGRSRNRRIEFKFSSPL
- a CDS encoding formate dehydrogenase subunit alpha, giving the protein MKDLLTTCVYCGCGCGMYLHEENGQITGAVPSLNHPVSRGNLCVKGWNVHEFIHHPDRLTTPLIRKNGQLTPASWDEAIAYTADKLTTIRDQTANQGLGVLASAKCTNEENYLLQKFTRAVLKTNNIDHCARLUHAPTVAGLATTFGSGAMTNSINEIEDAQVILVSGSNTTEAHPQVARRMFDAIDRGAKLIVIDPRRTRLAEHAYIHLAIRPGTDIPLINAMMRIILDENLADDLFIEMRTENFYAMRDMLFQLDLKETAAITGVPLTLISAAAQCYARAQKAVICYCLGITQHICGTSNVQAIANLAMLAGHVEKEFTGVDPLRGQNNVQGACDMGALPGLFPSYQPVDNEEYQEKFETAWGTTLSGAPGLSLMQMTHGGINGPIRGMLIMGENPMLSDPTLSKVEETLRNLDFLVVSDLFLTETAKLAHVVFPVASFAEKRGTFTNSERRVQMVREVIPPIGSCRRDSDIIIALSRAMGYAMSYDSMAEVMEEIALLSPIYGGMFHDRINSSWGLQWPCWDRNHSGTPFLHKYFFTRGRGRFMPGSHQPSAEQPDADYPLILNTGRIYHHYHTGTMTRKCQSLNRESSEALLQVNPEDATRFQLRQGEVVRLSSRRGSVTVTTQLTEEVATGSVYTTFHFTETPINLLTTDARDPKAQCPEFKICAVRLDKIKND